One genomic region from Streptobacillus canis encodes:
- a CDS encoding dihydrofolate reductase, with translation MIHIVVAVGLNNEIGKNNKMLWHNTEDLKLFRELTLNHKVIMGKNTFLSIGKPLDLRENIVITRTLEEKNGIILVKDINEIIEKYYYSEEIVYVIGGGSIYKELINFAEKLYISKIDEEFPDADTYFPKFDEEKYSLEVKEYNTFKLYIYTRRNNE, from the coding sequence GTGATACATATAGTAGTTGCAGTTGGCTTAAACAATGAGATAGGGAAAAATAATAAAATGTTATGGCATAATACTGAAGATTTGAAGTTATTTAGAGAGTTAACCTTAAATCATAAAGTTATTATGGGCAAAAATACTTTTCTTTCAATAGGTAAACCTTTAGATTTGAGAGAAAATATTGTAATAACTAGAACTTTGGAAGAAAAAAATGGTATAATATTAGTTAAAGATATAAATGAAATAATTGAAAAATACTATTACAGTGAAGAAATTGTATATGTAATTGGTGGAGGAAGTATATATAAAGAGCTAATAAATTTTGCTGAAAAACTATACATCTCAAAGATTGATGAAGAATTTCCTGATGCTGATACGTATTTTCCAAAGTTTGATGAAGAAAAATATAGTTTGGAAGTTAAAGAATACAATACATTTAAATTATACATATATACAAGGAGGAATAATGAATAA
- a CDS encoding tetratricopeptide repeat protein has product MKKNKIIKEISIIFLFALLILLIFQYKRLSFDSKTFDYIEDGIVSIYKEDNDTTLKNFEKAYIGNDEDIYEVINYLADEDVLNAFYEGKEGKSNGYAEYRDATLLIFSNKLEQAIDKLKEASNQGNLGATSFLATYLYSLKRYSEAYEYYELAYNKNNYTVYQTYIDMKNHLNEFKHMEKLYAKFNQNKIEDSERYALGKFLLDRDDIGESYKILKPFIEKQNTDALFAKARFLEMEGEIENAIKIYRELYLKHKYAKAAIKLVENSDLSSKSRREKAIEILDEIKEYNKDIQFMKANLLYDNDEWEKAKHIYDSLELLEYSPVYVKLGEYYENLDEENKALKMYKKSFESGNLDSILKYHSLLKNLAITTGTDVDISNYVDELKIASKLGLGAASYEIASLSNDKDTKKKYAIIALSQDEVKALELLVDLANREGLKEKIMVYTNILINNK; this is encoded by the coding sequence ATGAAAAAGAATAAAATAATAAAAGAGATTTCTATTATATTTCTTTTTGCTTTATTAATACTATTAATATTTCAATATAAAAGATTAAGTTTTGATAGTAAAACTTTTGATTATATTGAAGATGGGATAGTTAGTATATATAAAGAAGATAATGATACTACTTTGAAAAATTTTGAAAAAGCATATATAGGTAATGATGAAGATATCTATGAAGTAATTAACTATTTAGCAGATGAAGATGTATTAAATGCATTTTACGAAGGAAAAGAAGGAAAGTCAAATGGTTATGCTGAATATAGAGATGCTACATTATTAATTTTTTCAAATAAATTAGAACAAGCTATAGATAAACTGAAAGAAGCTTCAAATCAAGGTAATCTAGGAGCAACATCATTTCTTGCAACTTATCTATATTCACTAAAAAGATATAGTGAAGCTTATGAATATTATGAATTAGCATATAATAAAAATAATTATACTGTGTATCAAACATATATAGATATGAAAAACCATTTAAATGAGTTTAAACATATGGAAAAATTATATGCAAAATTTAATCAAAATAAGATTGAAGATTCTGAGAGATATGCTTTAGGAAAATTTTTATTAGATAGAGATGATATTGGAGAATCATATAAGATACTTAAGCCTTTCATCGAAAAACAAAATACAGATGCTTTATTTGCAAAAGCAAGATTTCTTGAAATGGAAGGTGAAATTGAAAATGCTATAAAAATTTATAGAGAGCTATACTTAAAGCATAAATATGCTAAAGCAGCTATAAAATTAGTAGAAAATTCAGATTTATCTTCTAAAAGTAGAAGAGAAAAAGCAATAGAAATTTTAGATGAAATTAAAGAGTATAACAAAGATATTCAATTTATGAAAGCCAACTTATTATATGATAATGATGAATGGGAAAAAGCTAAACATATTTATGATAGTTTAGAATTATTAGAATATTCACCGGTTTATGTTAAACTTGGAGAATATTATGAGAATTTAGATGAAGAAAATAAAGCTTTAAAAATGTATAAAAAAAGCTTTGAAAGTGGTAATTTAGATTCAATATTAAAATATCATTCACTGTTAAAGAATTTGGCAATAACAACAGGAACAGATGTTGATATTTCAAATTATGTTGATGAATTAAAGATAGCTTCAAAGTTAGGCTTAGGAGCTGCAAGTTATGAAATTGCATCTTTAAGCAATGATAAAGATACAAAGAAAAAATATGCAATAATTGCTTTATCACAAGATGAAGTAAAAGCACTAGAATTACTTGTAGATTTGGCTAATAGAGAAGGGTTAAAAGAAAAAATAATGGTTTATACAAATATATTAATAAACAATAAATAG
- a CDS encoding site-2 protease family protein — protein sequence MLVIVIVTLLVLSLIIFLHELGHFYTAKKFNMPVSEFSIGMGPLIYSKVKNDTQYSIRAIPIGGYVLIEGMVEASKDDKEFKDYTEEEIEEYNKKGFISHSKVEQIIVLLAGVFMNFVTALIAFVILMLITGQPITHAFAMFGKVFAATFEGLKMLLTGAAKAKEMVGPVGLPLVFAKQIESQGYLVLLPLFALLSVNIGILNLLPIPALDGGRIIFVLLEYFGIKLNKKLEERIHTIGMILLLLLMVYVLFNDIQKYIF from the coding sequence ATGTTAGTTATAGTAATAGTTACATTACTGGTATTAAGTTTAATAATATTCTTACATGAATTAGGGCACTTTTATACAGCCAAAAAATTTAATATGCCAGTTTCAGAATTTTCTATAGGAATGGGGCCTTTAATATACAGTAAAGTAAAAAATGACACTCAATATAGTATAAGGGCTATACCTATAGGAGGATATGTATTGATTGAAGGTATGGTTGAAGCTAGTAAAGATGATAAAGAATTTAAAGACTATACTGAAGAAGAAATTGAAGAATATAATAAAAAAGGATTTATATCACACTCTAAAGTTGAACAAATTATAGTTTTACTTGCAGGTGTATTTATGAATTTTGTTACAGCTTTAATAGCATTTGTAATATTAATGTTAATAACAGGGCAACCAATTACACATGCATTTGCAATGTTTGGTAAAGTTTTTGCTGCAACTTTTGAAGGATTAAAAATGTTATTAACTGGTGCTGCTAAGGCGAAAGAAATGGTTGGTCCTGTAGGACTTCCATTAGTGTTTGCAAAGCAAATTGAATCACAAGGATATTTAGTTTTACTTCCATTATTCGCATTACTATCAGTAAATATTGGAATACTAAATTTATTACCTATACCAGCTTTAGATGGTGGTCGTATAATCTTTGTGTTATTAGAATACTTTGGAATTAAATTAAATAAAAAATTAGAAGAAAGAATACATACTATAGGGATGATACTATTATTATTACTTATGGTATATGTATTATTTAATGACATTCAAAAATATATATTTTAA
- the metG gene encoding methionine--tRNA ligase: MMNNFYITTPIYYPNAKPHIGTAYTTVICDVVARYNRLKGKNVRFITGTDEHGQKIQESAEKNNVTPQQWVDKMKEDFVKLWEVLNIDYSEFVRTTSEKHEFTVGDIIRKVYENGDIYSGEYIGKYSVSEETFVTESQLVDGLYMGKPVIDMKEKSFFFKLSKYEDKLLKFYEEHPDFIKPINRKNEVISFIKQGLQDLSISRTTFNWGIPLELEKGHIVYVWFDALNSYLTGAGYNTENFDIYWNNSEVVHMVGKDILRFHAIIWPAMLMAAGIKLPDTLAVHGWWTKDGQKMSKSLGNVVDPIDEVNKYGLDQFRYFLLREATFGQDADYSNNAVIQRINSDLANDLGNLLNRVIGMQNKYFDSVVYGKNELNELDNEIISLWNETLGNVDLYYNEYNFSEMLKTIWKFISRLNKYIDESEPWTLFKNNDLDRLKTVLYNLVDGIYKISVLISPIMPDSASKILNQLAIENKNILLDEIKVWGTYPENNKLNKAEVLFPRIELPKSEFEENLVINNPINIEQFNAVDIRVVEIKKVERVEENNALLRFIVDTGTELRQIVSGIARHYKDEQILVGKKVMAVLNLEPVEIKGILSQGMLLTTAEKKKVSLVEIDNSVKVSTSIK, translated from the coding sequence ATAATGAATAATTTCTATATAACAACACCTATATATTATCCTAATGCAAAACCTCATATAGGTACTGCTTATACAACAGTAATTTGTGATGTTGTTGCAAGATATAATAGATTAAAAGGTAAAAATGTAAGATTTATAACGGGTACAGATGAACATGGACAAAAAATTCAAGAATCTGCAGAAAAAAATAATGTAACGCCACAACAATGGGTGGATAAAATGAAAGAAGATTTTGTTAAGTTATGGGAAGTGCTTAATATTGATTATTCTGAGTTTGTAAGAACTACAAGTGAAAAACACGAATTTACTGTAGGAGATATAATTAGAAAAGTATATGAAAATGGAGATATATATAGTGGAGAATATATAGGTAAATATTCTGTAAGTGAAGAAACTTTTGTTACTGAATCACAACTTGTAGATGGGCTATATATGGGGAAACCAGTAATAGACATGAAAGAAAAATCATTCTTCTTTAAATTATCTAAATATGAGGATAAATTATTGAAGTTTTATGAAGAACATCCAGATTTTATTAAACCTATAAATAGAAAAAATGAAGTAATTTCATTTATTAAACAAGGTTTACAAGATTTATCAATTTCAAGAACAACATTTAATTGGGGTATACCTTTAGAACTTGAAAAAGGTCATATAGTTTATGTATGGTTTGATGCATTAAATTCATATTTAACTGGTGCTGGGTATAACACTGAAAACTTTGATATTTATTGGAACAACTCAGAAGTAGTTCATATGGTTGGAAAAGATATATTAAGATTCCATGCAATAATTTGGCCAGCAATGTTAATGGCAGCAGGTATTAAATTACCAGATACACTAGCTGTACATGGTTGGTGGACTAAAGATGGTCAAAAGATGTCTAAATCTTTAGGCAATGTTGTTGATCCTATAGATGAGGTTAATAAATATGGTTTAGATCAATTTAGATACTTCTTATTAAGAGAAGCTACATTTGGGCAAGATGCAGATTATTCAAATAATGCAGTAATACAAAGAATAAATTCTGATTTAGCAAATGATTTAGGAAACCTTTTAAATAGAGTAATAGGAATGCAAAATAAATATTTTGATTCAGTAGTATATGGTAAAAATGAATTAAATGAATTAGATAATGAGATTATTTCATTATGGAATGAAACTTTAGGAAATGTTGATTTATATTACAATGAATATAACTTTTCTGAAATGTTAAAAACAATTTGGAAATTTATATCTAGATTAAATAAATATATAGATGAGTCTGAACCATGGACTTTATTTAAAAATAATGATTTAGATAGACTTAAAACAGTATTATATAATTTAGTAGATGGAATATATAAGATTTCAGTTTTAATTTCACCTATAATGCCTGATTCAGCTAGTAAAATTTTAAATCAATTAGCAATAGAAAATAAAAATATATTGTTAGATGAAATTAAAGTTTGGGGGACATATCCAGAAAACAATAAATTAAATAAAGCTGAAGTATTATTCCCAAGAATAGAATTACCTAAATCAGAATTTGAGGAAAATTTAGTAATTAATAATCCAATAAATATTGAACAATTTAATGCTGTTGACATTAGGGTTGTTGAAATTAAAAAAGTGGAAAGAGTTGAAGAAAATAATGCCCTACTTAGATTTATAGTTGATACTGGAACTGAACTTAGACAAATAGTTTCAGGAATAGCAAGACACTATAAAGATGAACAAATCTTAGTAGGTAAAAAAGTAATGGCAGTATTAAATCTTGAGCCAGTAGAAATTAAAGGAATACTTTCTCAAGGGATGTTATTAACAACTGCTGAGAAAAAGAAAGTTTCATTAGTAGAAATTGATAACTCAGTTAAAGTTTCGACAAGTATAAAATAG
- a CDS encoding tRNA (cytidine(34)-2'-O)-methyltransferase: MNIVLYQPEMPYNTGNIGRSCVITNTTLHLIKPLGFEISDKQIRRTGLDYWKYVDLKIWESFEEFMANKGKGKIYFATTKTNQRYTDVKFEEDDYIMFGPESRGIPEDILNEYNDQNITIPMLRIGRSLNLSNSAVIILYEALRQQNFEFNMDAEKVEEIRVDLTVKGATHK, from the coding sequence GTGAATATAGTATTGTATCAACCAGAAATGCCATATAATACGGGAAATATAGGAAGAAGTTGCGTTATAACTAATACAACATTACACCTTATTAAACCTTTGGGATTTGAAATAAGTGATAAACAAATAAGAAGAACAGGACTTGATTATTGGAAATATGTTGATTTAAAAATTTGGGAATCTTTTGAAGAATTTATGGCTAATAAAGGGAAAGGCAAAATATATTTTGCAACTACAAAAACAAATCAAAGATATACTGATGTTAAGTTTGAAGAAGATGACTATATCATGTTTGGACCAGAGTCTCGTGGTATACCAGAAGATATTTTAAATGAGTACAATGATCAAAATATTACTATACCTATGCTTAGAATCGGAAGATCACTTAATTTATCTAATTCAGCAGTAATTATTTTATATGAAGCACTAAGACAACAAAACTTTGAATTCAATATGGATGCAGAAAAAGTTGAAGAAATTAGAGTTGATTTAACTGTCAAAGGGGCTACACATAAGTGA